The following coding sequences are from one Triticum aestivum cultivar Chinese Spring chromosome 5A, IWGSC CS RefSeq v2.1, whole genome shotgun sequence window:
- the LOC123105340 gene encoding indole-3-acetaldehyde oxidase produces the protein MGSLGKDAAAAAAERVVLAVNGARHEAAGVDPSTTLLEFLRTRTPVRGPKLGCGEGGCGACVVLISKYNPATDEVTEHSASSCLTLVGSLNHCSVTTSEGIGNTRHGYHPVQQRLAGFHASQCGFCTPGMCMSIFSALVKADKPDGPAPPTGFSKLTCSEAEHAVSGNLCRCTGYRPILDTCKSFAADVDLEDLGLNSFWKKGTDRADVGKLPEYSSGAVCTFPEFLKSEIKGQMNDVPAAIAGQDGRYHPKSIEELHSLFDSNWFDENSVKIVASNTGAGVYKDQDLYDKYIDIQGIPELSVIDRSSKGVEIGAAVSISKAIEVFSDGTPVFTKIAGHLSKVASPFVRNTATVGGNVIMAQRLQFPSDIATILLAAGSTVTVQTASKMLRLTLDEFLEQPPCDAKTILLSIFVPDWGSDNVIFETSRASPRPFGNAVSFVNSAFLARTSGQLVIEDICLAFGAYGVDHTTRARKVEEFLKGKSVSAAVILEAVQLLKDVISPSEGTTHPEYRVSLAVSFLFSFLSSLGNNLNEPANAIAPNGSSANGSEKHGTLGSDDLPVRSRQELVFSDEYKPVGKPITKAGAELQASGEAVYVDDIPAPKDCLYGAFIYSTHPHAHVKSVNFRSSLASEKVITVISAKDIPVGGKNVGSGYRMLGEEVLFGDPVSEFAGQNIGIVIAETQKYAYMAAKQAVIEYSTENLEPPILTIEDAIQHNSYFQTPPFLAPRPVGDIDQGMSQADHKILSGEVKLESQYYFYMETQTALAIPDEDNCVTVYSSTQRPEIIQNLVADCLGIPYHNVRVITRRVGGGFGGKGLKGAHVACACAVSAFKLQRPVRMYLDRKTDKSMAGGRHPMKAKYSVGFKSDGTLTALHVDLGINAGISPDFSPLIPGHTISSLKKYNWGALAFDIKLCKTNVSSKSAVRAPGDVQGSFIAEAIIEHVASALGADTNAVRRKNLHSVESLRKFYGDSAGDAPTYSLVDIFDKLASSPEYGSMAEAVERFNGGSRWKKRGISCVPITYEVTLRPTPGKVSILNDGSIAVEVGGVELGQGLYTKVKQMTAFGLRELCPDADRLLDKVRVIQADTLSMIQGGFTGGSTTSENSCEAVRQACTVLVKRLKPIKEVLEPKSGAPVPWSTLIAQANMASVNLSAHAFWTPDPAFVKYINYGAAVSEVEIDVLTGGTTILRSDLVYDCGQNLNPAVDLGQVEGAFVQGVGFFTNEDYARNADGLVVNDGTWTYKIPTVDTIPKQFNVELINSARDQKRVLSSKASGEPPLLLAASVHCAMREAIRAARKELKANSPLTFQMDVPATMADVKELCGLDVVERHLQSLTSAAASAALKA, from the exons ATGGGGTCGCTGGGGAAGgacgcggcggctgcggcggcggagcgggtggtGCTGGCGGTGAACGGCGCGCGGCACGAGGCGGCCGGCGTCGACCCGTCGACGACGCTGCTGGAGTTCCTCCGCACGCGCACGCCCGTCAGGGGGCCCAAGCTCGGCTGCGGCGAAG GTGGATGCGGCGCATGCGTGGTCCTCATTTCCAAGTACAACCCGGCCACCGACGAGGTGACCGAGCACTCGGCGAGCTCCTGCCTGACGCTCGTCGGCAGCCTCAACCACTGCTCGGTCACCACCAGCGAGGGCATCGGCAACACCCGCCATGGCTACCACCCTGTCCAGCAGCGCCTCGCCGGCTTCCACGCTTCCCAGTGCGGCTTCTGCACCCCCGGCATGTGCATGTCCATCTTCTCCGCCCTCGTCAAGGCCGACAAGCCCGACGGCCCTGCCCCGCCAACGGGATTCTCCAAGCTCACCTGCTCCGAGGCCGAGCACGCCGTCTCCGGCAACCTTTGCCGCTGCACTGGCTACCGGCCCATCCTCGACACCTGCAAGAGCTTCGCCGCTGACGTTGACCTCGAGGACCTCGGCCTCAACTCGTTCTGGAAGAAAGGCACTGACCGCGCCGACGTCGGTAAGCTGCCGGAATACTCCAGCGGCGCCGTCTGCACCTTCCCTGAGTTCCTAAAGTCTGAGATCAAGGGTCAAATGAACGATGTTCCAGCGGCGATCGCCGGCCAAGACGGCCGGTACCATCCCAAGAGCATCGAGGAGCTTCATAGCCTCTTTGATTCCAACTGGTTCGACGAAAACTCGGTCAAGATCGTGGCGTCCAATACCGGCGCCGGAGTTTACAAGGATCAAGACCTGTACGATAAGTACATCGACATCCAAGGGATCCCGGAGCTTTCCGTCATCGACAGGAGCAGCAAGGGGGTGGAGATCGGGGCAGCCGTCTCCATCTCCAAAGCCATCGAAGTCTTCTCCGATGGCACTCCGGTGTTCACAAAGATCGCCGGTCACCTCAGCAAGGTTGCCTCGCCGTTCGTCCGGAACACGGCGACTGTCGGCGGGAACGTGATCATGGCACAGCGGCTGCAGTTTCCGTCGGATATCGCCACCATTCTTCTCGCCGCGGGTTCGACGGTCACAGTCCAGACGGCTTCCAAGATGCTGCGCCTGACGCTCGATGAGTTCTTGGAGCAGCCTCCCTGTGATGCCAAGACCATACTGCTCAGCATATTTGTCCCGGATTGGGGTTCAGACAATGTCATCTTCGAGACCTCTCGTGCATCCCCGAGACCGTTCGGCAATGCTGTCTCCTTTGTGAATTCTGCATTCCTGGCAAGGACTTCAGGGCAGCTCGTAATTGAGGATATCTGCCTTGCATTTGGCGCTTACGGTGTCGATCACACCACCCGGGCTCGGAAAGTTGAGGAATTCCTGAAGGGGAAATCAGTGAGTGCAGCGGTGATACTTGAAGCAGTTCAGTTGCTGAAAGATGTTATCTCGCCGTCAGAAGGCACCACACACCCTGAGTACAGAGTCAGCTTGGCTGTCAGTTTCTTATTCAGTTTCCTTTCTTCACTTGGTAACAACCTGAATGAACCGGCGAATGCTATTGCTCCCAATGGGTCATCTGCTAATGGCTCCGAGAAGCATGGTACTCTTGGAAGCGATGACTTGCCGGTTCGCTCAAGGCAAGAACTAGTTTTCAGTGATGAATACAAACCTGTCGGCAAACCTATCACGAAAGCCGGGGCGGAGCTGCAAGCTTCTG GGGAGGCTGTGTATGTTGATGACATCCCTGCTCCCAAGGATTGCCTCTATGGAGCATTTATCTACAGCACACACCCTCATGCCCATGTAAAAAGTGTCAACTTCAGATCATCTTTGGCTTCAGAAAAGGTCATCACAGTTATCTCCGCAAAGGACATTCCAGTTGGTGGTAAAAATGTTGGATCCGGCTACAGGATGCTAGGAGAGGAAGTTCTTTTCGGTGATCCGGTATCTGAATTTGCTGGTCAAAATATTGGCATTGTG ATTGCTGAAACACAGAAGTACGCCTATATGGCGGCGAAGCAAGCTGTAATCGAGTATAGTACCGAGAATCTTGAGCCGCCGATTCTGACAATTGAGGATGCCATCCAACATAACAGCTATTTCCAAACTCCCCCATTTTTGGCTCCTCGGCCAGTTGGGGACATCGACCAAGGGATGTCTCAAGCTGATCACAAGATCTTATCAGGAGAG GTGAAACTTGAATCACAGTACTACTTCTACATGGAGACTCAGACCGCATTGGCCATCCCCGACGAAGATAACTGCGTCACCGTCTACTCGTCTACGCAGCGACCCGAGATCATTCAGAATCTCGTCGCGGACTGCCTCGGCATTCCCTACCACAATGTCCGCGTCATCACAAGGAGAGTTGGAGGCGGCTTTGGTGGAAAGGGACTGAAAGGAGCCCAT GTAGCATGTGCGTGTGCAGTTTCAGCGTTCAAGCTGCAGCGCCCTGTCCGGATGTACCTCGACCGCAAGACGGACAAGAGCATGGCCGGAGGGCGGCACCCGATGAAGGCGAAGTACTCTGTTGGGTTTAAGTCGGACGGTACGCTCACGGCTCTGCACGTCGATCTTGGGATCAACGCCGGGATATCGCCGGACTTTAGCCCGTTGATCCCGGGTCACACCATCTCTTCTCTGAAGAAGTACAACTGGGGCGCCCTCGCCTTCGACATCAAGTTGTGCAAGACGAACGTGTCGTCCAAGTCGGCGGTGCGGGCGCCCGGCGACGTGCAGGGCTCCTTcatcgccgaggccatcatcgagcACGTGGCGTCCGCGCTCGGGGCCGACACCAACGCCGTCCGGAGAAAGAACCTCCACAGCGTTGAGAGCCTCAGGAAGTTCTACGGCGACTCCGCTGGAGACGCCCCGACGTACAGCCTCGTGGACATCTTTGACAAGCTGGCCTCGTCGCCGGAGTACGGAAGCATGGCAGAGGCTGTTGAGCGGTTCAATGGCGGGAGCAGGTGGAAGAAGCGCGGCATCTCGTGCGTGCCGATCACCTACGAGGTGACCCTCCGGCCGACGCCGGGGAAGGTGTCCATCCTGAACGACGGCTCGATCGCTGTGGaggtcggcggcgtggagctcggGCAAGGGCTGTATACCAAGGTGAAGCAGATGACGGCGTTCGGATTGCGGGAGCTCTGCCCCGACGCCGACAGACTCCTTGACAAAGTACGCGTCATCCAGGCCGACACGCTGAGCATGATCCAGGGCGGCTTCACCGGCGGGAGCACCACCTCGGAGAACAGCTGCGAGGCGGTCAGGCAGGCGTGCACCGTGCTCGTCAAGCGCCTCAAGCCCATCAAAGAGGTCCTCGAGCCGAAGTCCGGTGCGCCGGTGCCATGGAGCACCCTGATCGCCCAAGCGAACATGGCAAGCGTGAACCTGTCGGCGCACGCCTTCTGGACGCCAGACCCAGCCTTTGTAAAATACATCAACTACGGAGCCGCCGTCAGCGAGGTGGAAATCGACGTGCTGACTGGGGGCACGACGATCCTGAGGAGCGACCTTGTGTACGACTGTGGGCAGAACCTGAACCCGGCGGTGGACCTCGGCCAG GTGGAGGGTGCGTTCGTGCAAGGGGTGGGTTTCTTCACGAACGAGGACTATGCGAGGAACGCGGACGGGCTGGTGGTGAACGACGGCACCTGGACGTACAAGATCCCTACGGTTGACACCATCCCTAAGCAGTTCAACGTGGAGCTCATTAACAGCGCGCGCGACCAGAAGCGCGTGCTCTCCTCCAAGGCGTCCGGCGagccgccgctgctgctggcggcgtcGGTGCACTGCGCCATGCGGGAGGCCATCAGGGCGGCCAGGAAGGAATTGAAGGCCAACTCGCCGCTGACGTTCCAGATGGACGTGCCGGCGACCATGGCCGACGTCAAGGAGCTGTGCGGCCTCGACGTCGTCGAGAGGCACCTTCAGAGCCTCActtccgccgccgccagcgccgcactCAAGGCGTGA